A single genomic interval of Hemibagrus wyckioides isolate EC202008001 linkage group LG13, SWU_Hwy_1.0, whole genome shotgun sequence harbors:
- the kcng3 gene encoding potassium voltage-gated channel subfamily G member 3, with protein sequence MRKVRSACSHAEMKFGKNICILNVGGTKYAFTREVIKDFPLRRVSRLHSCSSEKEVLEVCDDYDRERNEFFFDRHSEAFVFIMLYVRSGKLRFVPRMCELSFYNEMIYWGLESSHLEFCCQRRLDDRMSDTYTYFSEDDGRAEEDSRVGDEESDVRGSCTERANPGWLERMRRTFEEPASSVAAQILASVSVIFVIISMVILCASTLPDWDTAKNNTVEEHRIIEAVCIGWFTAECIVRFIVSRDKCEFVRRPLNIIDLLAITPYYVSVTMTALTGENPQLQRAGVTLRVLRMMRIFWLIKLARHFLGLQTLGLTLRRCYREMVMLLVFVCVAMAIFSALAQLLEHGLDLESSNEDYASIPAACWWVIISMTTVGYGDMYPITMPGRVLGGVCVVSGIVLLALPITFIYHSFVQCYHELKFRSARCVRSLSAEFLN encoded by the exons ATGAGAAAGGTGAGATCCGCCTGTAGCCACGCCGAGATGAAGTTCGGCAAGAATATATGCATCTTAAACGTCGGTGGCACCAAATACGCATTCACCAGAGAGGTGATTAAGGATTTCCCACTCCGGAGAGTAAGCCGGTTGCACAGCTGTTCATCGGAGAAGGAGGTGCTGGAGGTGTGCGATGACTACGACCGCGAGCGGAACGAGTTCTTCTTTGATCGCCACTCCGAGGCGTTTGTGTTCATCATGTTGTATGTGCGCTCGGGCAAGCTGCGCTTCGTGCCGCGGATGTGCGAACTCTCCTTCTATAACGAAATGATCTACTGGGGTCTGGAGAGCTCGCACCTGGAGTTCTGCTGCCAGCGGCGCCTGGACGACCGCATGTCCGACACGTACACGTATTTCTCGGAGGATGACGGGAGAGCCGAGGAGGATTCGCGAGTGGGCGATGAAGAGTCCGATGTGAGGGGATCGTGCACCGAGCGCGCAAACCCGGGCTGGCTCGAGCGCATGCGGAGGACCTTCGAGGAGCCTGCGTCCTCCGTGGCCGCGCAGATCCTTGCTTCGGTCTCCGtgatttttgtcattatttccaTGGTCATCCTGTGTGCCAGCACCTTGCCTGACTGGGACACAGCCAAGAACAACACAGTGGAGGAGCACAG gATCATTGAAGCGGTATGCATTGGCTGGTTCACTGCCGAGTGCATAGTGCGTTTCATTGTCTCCCGGGACAAATGTGAGTTTGTACGGCGGCCTCTGAACATCATTGACCTCCTGGCTATAACACCTTACTATGTATCAGTGACCATGACAGCTCTGACTGGGGAAAACCCGCAGCTTCAAAGAGCAGGGGTCACACTGCGTGTGCTGAGGATGATGCGCATCTTCTGGCTAATTAAGCTGGCACGCCATTTTCTTGGTCTGCAGACGCTGGGGCTGACGCTGCGCCGCTGCTACCGTGAGATGGTCATGCTGCTGGTGTTCGTGTGTGTTGCCATGGCCATCTTCAGCGCTCTGGCTCAGCTTCTGGAGCACGGGCTGGATCTGGAAAGCAGCAATGAGGACTACGCCAGCATCCCGGCAGCCTGCTGGTGGGTTATTATCTCCATGACCACCGTAGGCTATGGAGACATGTATCCCATCACAATGCCGGGCCGCGTgctgggtggtgtgtgtgtcgtgaGTGGCATTGTGCTCCTGGCTCTCCCAATTACCTTTATCTACCACAGCTTTGTGCAGTGCTACCACGAGCTCAAATTCCGCTCAGCACGCTGCGTGCGAAGTCTCTCTGCTGAATTTCTCAACTGA
- the LOC131363287 gene encoding cytochrome c oxidase subunit 7A-related protein, mitochondrial, translated as MYYKFSGFTQRLIGSASSTAYSPQGLRTNVPTEASTLIFATPTKMITGSGASVEYMGANRVPDLQKIFQSSDGIPVHLKRGVPDRLLYRTTIALTVGGALYCLVALYIAAQPKNK; from the exons ATGTATTACAAATTCAGCGGCTTCACTCAGAGGCTCATCGGGTCTGCTTCCTCTACGGCATATAGTCCTCAG GGTTTAAGGACAAATGTACCCACTGAAGCCTCTACATTGATCTTTGCTACCCCAACTAAAATGATTACTGGATCTGGAGCTTCTGTAGAGTACATGGGTGCCAACAGGGTTCCAGACCTGCAGAAGATATTTCAG tctTCAGATGGTATCCCTGTGCACCTTAAGCGCGGCGTTCCTGACCGGCTTCTGTACAGGACCACCATAGCTTTGACTGTTGGAGGTGCACTGTACTGTTTGGTGGCTCTTTATATAGCTGCACAGCCAAAGAATAAGTAA